DNA from Daucus carota subsp. sativus chromosome 1, DH1 v3.0, whole genome shotgun sequence:
tttaaacaatttcaattgaataaccacaaatttcatgaatgaaaaaaaaatttaaaatctcaatcgaatataaTAATGGTGACATTGATTTCATGTGAAGTCttgaaaatctaaaataaattgTCAAAATATTCATGATTCCTCaaaattttgtgaaatatgTAAAAACTTATATAAACATTAAGTATACTCAGCAAATCTCCGAAATTCTCCATGTTATAATTCACAAAAACTCATCGGCTCTTGAAtgccatcatattttaataattttaattaagtaCTAcctgatttttaaatataatataaaataaagatcgaatataatcaactttttataataatttaaaataccaacaaaatattttgagatactaatatatattttataaaatctgaACAACACACTTgaattttgagaattttttttaaaaaaaaatcttaagaaTTCCATTCATATTCACCCCTAAAATCCATATACTCCCTGTACTCTCCTAGTGCTCTTCAGACATGCAGAATAATCGGGAAAAAAGCGCATTCCATATACTGTGTAATGACATCGCAATCACATTTCTGCATCACATAAAATCGAATAAAACATTTCATGGCTGAGTGATTAATACGGACAAGACTCGCGTCTAAGAAAAATATGTACTTTCCTGCTAAAGCAACCCTTTACGACACTCTTCTACTATGTTAAATATCCCTTCCTAGTCAAATACTCCAAAATCCAAATATTACGAGCTTTAGCATTACAAACATCTACCACCTAATTAACTAAAGCAAACCATTCGAGAGTAATCAGGTTAATCTTGCCAGTTCAGAAGAAGGACCGTGCACCTCCATATGATGTAAAGTCTAGCTCTCTGCTGTCGAATCTGTTTCGAGCAACGCCGCAGCTTTGAGCATCCAACGGGGATCGAATTCGAGGCCATAAAATGCGAAAAATCTGAGGAAATGCCTGAGCAAGTGAGCTGCAAGTTTGGTGGAGTTGAAGGTGTGAGAGAGTTTGTTAGTTGGTACTAATTGGTGTGAGCTGAGGAGGCTTAGGTCTTTTATACATGGAGAAGTGGAGATATGAGGCAATGAGATATGTGGTCAGAAAAACAGTTATGGTCCCCTCATGTCAAAGGGTCTAAGGACAAACAGTCAGATTAAGTTGTCTCTTTGTTCATTTATCCTCTTAAGAATAACGTTTGTCATCCATATTCATGTCCTGGATTGCTTGTCATGATGCTTACACTACTATATGCATCTAAATTTTCATCGACCATCGACCCCAAGCGTCCATACTCTACTAGTAGGATATACGAAAAACAGTTCATTTGATTTGGCGCCCATTCGCCCAACCCCAAGTGTCCATATTCTAGGCGTTAGGgatttacaaaaaaatagttGATTTGATTTgacaattttataatattactctctaaaattgaataatattcTCAAACGCGAAAGAAAATTTCTTTTATGCTCTTAAGTTAATATTTGTCATTTATATCTTCTCACATGTCCTAGATCGCTAGACATAATGCATAACATACAATACATATAACTGTTTCTATCAATTTCTCATCAACCCCACTCTCAATCAAGTGTCCACACTCTAGCATCAGAGATATACGATAATTTGATGTAAAGATTGTAGATTCTCTAAAATCGTCCCGGCCAACCCCAAGTGTCCACACTCTAGTCATATAGATTTAAGTAAGATCGTGATGTGATTTAACTATGTATAAATGCCGCCGCTTTTAAAAATAGAACAAAACTCTCAAACTCGAAACTAAAACTATAGATATCATCGATCTCAGAAGCCTTGATTACCAAATAACGGGAACACATTGTATAGGAAATCAAAGATCGGACAAAATGAAGGAAACATAATGGATGGCTAGGAGATAGGAGAGGCACAACCTTATCATAAAGAACAATTATTCTTGATTAGGTATTTAGGTGGAACCAAATTGTTGTCTAACTCAATCAGACACCATGCTCGCCACTGATCATCACAAACACTGACAGATGAGTTTAAAGCCACAAACATGCACATGTGTGATGACTTTACAATTGGCAGATGGCTACCATTTTCTTGTTTAGGATGCATACAATCCAATTCACCCTCAAATGTAACTTCACATGGCCCTTCTGGTCGATACATTGGCCAAACTTGCCTTGACACGTCCCCTTTCGGATCGTTGTCTTCACATGTTAGATTCCTCAACCGGGTCCGATCCCACATGGTTCATCCatcaaaatctgatgatatcCGGTCCCCAGAATCACACCTTTAAATCACGCGATAAAAATGTCGTTTGATTTAAAGATTTAAACATGTTAAAATCGAACTCTCGATAACACTACTGGCAaagacttttttttttcctttttgagaATCGAAAAGACTTTTTTTTATCCTTTTTGCTGAATAAATAGGAGGGGGCGACAACTGTTTTGGGACAAAGACCGGAGAGTTTTCCGGACAACACGGTCCAGGAAATTATTTGACTCCGCGTAGTAAACACCAACAATGTATGTCTACTTCTTGGCCATAGACAAGTCCTTGTCTGAAGGTAGGGAAAGAGATGGAAAAAAGAATATGCAATAAATCTTTTTCCACTGGCTTCTGGCCAGACAAGCAGATAAGCTTAAACCGTGCGGCTGACTGATGATTGGTTAGGGTGAAGACTCTATTATTGAGAAGAGATCAGTtttgttttaatgttttattgttttattgtttatccAATGAGAACAAGAATCAAGCCTTTTGTTGGGGTGCTATATATTCCCCTTATTTCAGTTCAAAATAAGTGTACCCATAACAAATGTATATCAGATGCAACATCTTACATTCTCAATTAAAATGGTTGCCTTT
Protein-coding regions in this window:
- the LOC135148303 gene encoding small polypeptide DEVIL 14, translated to MASNSIPVGCSKLRRCSKQIRQQRARLYIIWRCTVLLLNWQD